The Enoplosus armatus isolate fEnoArm2 chromosome 5, fEnoArm2.hap1, whole genome shotgun sequence genome contains the following window.
GCTGGTGGCCTGCCTGGTCATCAGCTCGGTCACGGTCTTCTACCTGGGCCGCCACGCCATGGAGTGCCACCATCGCATTGAGGAGCGCAGCCAGCCGGGCGGTATCCTGCCTCTGTCAGCGCTAGGAGGCAGCATGCGGACCACCTTAAGGACAGGCCAGAATCTCAGCACGCCTTTTGTTTACAACAAGGACATGCCGCTCATCTTCATTGGTGGAGTGCCCCGCAGCGGGACCACGCTAATGCGAGCAATGCTGGATGCCCACCCAGAGGTGCGCTGTGGTGAAGAAACCCGTGTCATCCCACGTATCCTGGCCATGAAGCAGATGTGGAGCCGCTCGGGGCGGGAGAAGATGCGCCTGGATGAGGCCGGTGTGACAGATGAGGTGCTGGACGCCGCCATGCAGGCCTTCCTGCTGGAAATCATTGTCAAACATGGAGAGCCCGCCAACTTTCTCTGCAACAAGGACCCTTTTGCACTGAAGTCGCTTTCCTACCTGGCCAAGATCTTTCCCCGTGCCAAGTTTGTACTCATGATTCGTGATGGCCGGGCTTCAGTCCACTCCATGATCTCACGGAAGGTGACCATCGCCGGCTTTGACCTGGGCAGCTACCGTGACTGCCTCACCAAGTGGAATCGGGCCATAGAGACCATGTACACTCAGTGCCTGGAGGCAGCAGACAAATGCCTACCTGTGCACTACGAACAGTTG
Protein-coding sequences here:
- the tpst1 gene encoding protein-tyrosine sulfotransferase 1 isoform X2, with the protein product MIGKLKQNLLVACLVISSVTVFYLGRHAMECHHRIEERSQPGGILPLSALGGSMRTTLRTGQNLSTPFVYNKDMPLIFIGGVPRSGTTLMRAMLDAHPEVRCGEETRVIPRILAMKQMWSRSGREKMRLDEAGVTDEVLDAAMQAFLLEIIVKHGEPANFLCNKDPFALKSLSYLAKIFPRAKFVLMIRDGRASVHSMISRKVTIAGFDLGSYRDCLTKWNRAIETMYTQCLEAADKCLPVHYEQLVLHPEKWMRTLLKFLDIPWNDAVLHHEELIGKAGGVSLSKVERSTDQVIKPVNVEALSKWVGKIPADVVRDMAVIAPMLSRLGYDPHANPPNYGRPDPKVLDNTRRIQKSAERPNPS
- the tpst1 gene encoding protein-tyrosine sulfotransferase 1 isoform X1 → MIGKLKQNLLVACLVISSVTVFYLGRHAMECHHRIEERSQPGGILPLSALGGSMRTTLRTGQNLSTPFVYNKDMPLIFIGGVPRSGTTLMRAMLDAHPEVRCGEETRVIPRILAMKQMWSRSGREKMRLDEAGVTDEVLDAAMQAFLLEIIVKHGEPANFLCNKDPFALKSLSYLAKIFPRAKFVLMIRDGRASVHSMISRKVTIAGFDLGSYRDCLTKWNRAIETMYTQCLEAADKCLPVHYEQLVLHPEKWMRTLLKFLDIPWNDAVLHHEELIGKAGGVSLSKVERSTDQVIKPVNVEALSKWVGKIPADVVRDMAVIAPMLSRLGYDPHANPPNYGRPDPKVLDNTRRVFKGEFQLPDFLKEQSQIQKSAERPNPS